One Phaseolus vulgaris cultivar G19833 chromosome 4, P. vulgaris v2.0, whole genome shotgun sequence DNA window includes the following coding sequences:
- the LOC137837850 gene encoding inactive protein RESTRICTED TEV MOVEMENT 2-like — protein sequence MEINAAEAATSRSYEDFEPYCKWLTQEGQAILEINLKGFKKEQLKVETDNWGTVKIYGERPVNGTNNKWSRFHKEIKMSIGCDTNSICAKFSHGLLFIAMPKEAVREHFICGAETRKRTKAIKVAIGVVLVVAIGTYIARRLNNDENIQLIS from the exons ATGGAAATCAATGCTGCTGAAGCTGCTACCAGTCGCTCCTATGAGGATTTTGAGCCTTATTGCAAATGGCTTACACAGGAAGGACAAGCGATTCTTGAGATTAATCTAAAGG GTTTCAAAAAGGAGCAACTTAAGGTTGAAACCGACAACTGGGGAACAGTAAAAATCTATGGAGAAAGGCCTGTGAATGGAACCAACAACAAATGGAGCCGTTTCCACAAAGAAATAAAGATGTCAATAGGGTGTGATACGAATTCAATTTGTGCAAAGTTTTCTCATGGCCTTCTCTTTATTGCCATGCCAAAAGAAGCAGTAAGGGAGCATTTCATTTGTGGGGCAGAAACAAGAAAGAGAACAAAAGCTATTAAAGTGGCAATTGGAGTAGTGCTTGTGGTGGCAATTGGAACTTACATAGCTCGAAGACTAAATAATGATGAAAACATTCAGTTAATTAGCTAG
- the LOC137837852 gene encoding uncharacterized protein — protein MDDWEDEHIAPLDLVSKDPIKSKWDDEDVDENDVKDSWEDEDEPAPAPAAPAVKTTEKASKKSSDKATDKKGKTVEPIKEEEPLDAVAEKLRQQRLIEEADYKSTKELFGGGKDEKDLDTFIPKSESDFLEYAELISHRLRSFEKSFHYMGLLKAVMRLSMTSLKGADAKDIASSVTAIANEKIKAEKEANAGKKKTGGKKKQLNVDKPDEDFVPADRYDALDDYDFM, from the exons ATGGATGATTGGG AGGATGAACATATTgctcctcttgatcttgtttCAAAAGATCCCATTAAAAGTAAATGGGATGATGAGGATGTGGATGAAAATGATGTGAAGGACTCATGGGAGGATGAAGATGAACCTGCTCCG GCACCTGCAGCACCTGCTGTAAAAACTACTGAAAAGGCTTCAAAAAAATCCTCTGATAAAGCTACTGATAAGAAGGGTAAGACAGTAGAACCaataaaggaagaagaaccaTTGGATGCTGTGGCAGAAAAACTTCGCCAACAAAG ATTAATTGAAGAAGCAGATTATAAGTCCACTAAGGAATTGTTTGGTGGGGGAAAAGATGAAAAGGACCTTGACACTTTCATACCGAAATCTGAAAGTGATTTCTTGGAGTATGCAGAGCTCATCTCACACAGGCTTCGTTCTTTTGAG AAAAGTTTTCATTATATGGGCTTGCTGAAAGCAGTAATGAGACTATCCATGACTTCTCTAAAAGGGGCGGATGCCAAAGATATTGCTTCTTCAGTAACTGCTATTGCAAATGAGAAGATCAAAGCAGAAAAAGAAGCCAATGCTGGTAAAAAGAAGACAG GTGGCAAGAAAAAGCAACTTAATGTTGATAAGCCTGATGAGGATTTTGTACCTGCTGATCGATATGATGCTCTGGATGATTATGATTTCATGTGA
- the LOC137838894 gene encoding uncharacterized protein: MAEGSAGFLIPWTCLMDRKVCPDNKVYSMSGQRKTFAQALGNTCDIPLSQLPTPCIKGDMIAVQIDEADYLAGLEDCKTHLHGRVILSKGDKPLTHLDLTKKLQPVWKALGPWKAIPLGKGFYEFEFASIEDMRWALGMGSLKLSPGLLRLFAWTKDFVPATMKSTKAQTWVRIYHLPLEYWKPKTIYSIVRGLGTPLSLDEHTMRKNRGMFARVLVDIDLLSPLSDQLLVERPDFAFVAGVEYEWLPPFCSHCKMIGHELAQCRAIHDQGRVLGPQHKPSQKASSDERDQGRIPKQRKEYRKKDPETKLVEGLIDKLKVDETGGG, from the coding sequence ATGGCGGAGGGCTCTGCGGGTTTCCTCATTCCATGGACTTGTTTGATGGATCGAAAAGTATGTCCTGATAATAAAGTATACTCTATGTCCGGTCAAAGGAAGACTTTTGCTCAGGCTTTGGGAAATAcatgtgacattcctttgtccCAGCTACCTACCCCTTGTATTAAGGGGGACATGATTGCTGTCCAGATTGATGAGGCAGATTACTTGGCTGGTCTTGAGGATTGCAAAACCCATCTCCATGGTCGGGTTATTCTATCTAAGGGGGATAAACCTCTCACACACCTagatttaactaaaaagttgcagcCGGTGTGGAAAGCTCTTGGACCATGGAAAGCAATTCCTCTTGGAAAAGGtttctatgagtttgagttcgctTCTATAGAAGACATGCGATGGGCCCTCGGGATGGGTTCGCTGAAGTTATCTCCTGGTTTATTGAGATTGTTTGCCTGGACAAAAGACTTTGTCCCAGCTACCATGAAGAGTACCAAAGCTCAAACATGGGTTAGAATCTACCATTTGCCTTTGGAGTATTGGAAACCAAAGACAATATATTCCATCGTTAGAGGCCTTggtactcctttgtctttggatgagCATACTATGAGAAAGAATAGGGGTATGTTTGCTAGAGTGTTGGTGGATATTGATCTACTGTCCCCTCTCTCCGATCAACTTTTAGTTGAACGTCCAGACTTTGCTTTTGTAGCtggtgtggaatatgaatggctccctccattttgctctcattgtaagatgattgggcaCGAGCTTGCTCAGTGTCGGGCGATCCATGACCAGGGTCGTGTTCTTGGGCCTCAACATAAACCTTCTCAGAAGGCATCTTCTGATGAACGGGACCAAGGGAGGATTCCTAAGCAACGTAAAGAATATAGAAAAAAAGATCCGGAGACAAAACTCGTGGAAGGCCTCATTGATAAGTTGAAAGTTGATGAAACAGGTGGAGGATGA
- the LOC137837854 gene encoding probable ADP-ribosylation factor GTPase-activating protein AGD15 has product MSGKASVSKELHAKHTKILEGLVKLPDNRECADCGTKAPRWASVNLGIFICMQCSGIHRSLGVHISKVRSTTLDTWLPDQVSFMQLMGNARSNKHWEANLPPNFDRNGCGIERFIRLKYVEKRWASKGELLPTSKSAEIIFNSNESPAAGAKTVIQKNRRLSLEESILVKHMKHVPPPVTRSQERPSVLQKKVSPPIVRRPSASLDFDSSRSNNNGTVDHFGLFTIHDAKQEVSTTPPSWITFD; this is encoded by the exons ATGAGTGGTAAAGCCTCCGTCTCCAAGGAACTCCATGCCAAGCACACAAAG ATATTAGAGGGACTTGTTAAGCTACCCGACAACAGGGAATGTGCAGATTGCGGGACAAA GGCACCGCGATGGGCAAGTGTGAACTTAGGAATTTTCATATGCATGCAATGTTCAGGAATTCACCGGAGTCTTGGAGTACATATATCAAAG GTGCGATCCACAACTTTGGATACCTGGTTGCCCGATCAAGTTTCTTTTATGCAAT TAATGGGTAATGCAAGGTCAAATAAGCACTGGGAGGCAAACTTACCACCAAATTTTGACAGAAATGGTTGTGGAATCGAGAGATTTATTCGTTTGAA GTATGTGGAGAAAAGATGGGCTTCAAAAGGAGAACTTCTACCAACTTCAAAGTCAGCTGAAATAATCTTTAATTCCAATGAGTCACCTGCTGCTGGGGCCAAGACTGTTATTCAGAAGAATAGGAGATTGTCTCTTGAAGAAAGCATTCTTGTGAAACATATGAAACATGTTCCGCCTCCGGTAACAAGATCTCAGGAG CGGCCCTCTGTTCTTCAAAAGAAGGTTTCACCTCCAATAGTAAGGAGGCCGTCTGCATCCCTTGATTTTGACAGCTCCAGGTCGAATAACAATGGTACTGTCGATCATTTTGGCCTCTTTACGATCCATGATGCTAAACAGGAAGTCTCAACTACACCTCCTAGTTGGATAACGTTCGATT GA
- the LOC137836528 gene encoding chemocyanin-like yields the protein MEKLRPAWAVKAIIVIIFTSILFRCVCGENHTVGGASGWDLRSNIQAWSSTTTFNIGDDLVFSYTPVHDVVEVNQVGYDTCMIANALATYDDGETVIHLGGAGTRYFVCGRMGHCQQGLKLLVQVLAQSNNGTNDDQNPNPGTTSSPPPPPPPPASPPPHVDEHPPADEPSPCDCSGAEERFGVVPFITPVIVLAFARAPPFSSHALKLLAS from the exons ATGGAGAAACTCAGGCCAGCGTGGGCTGTCAAGGCAATCATCGTCATCATTTTCACTTCGATTCTTTTCCGATGCGTCTGCGGCGAGAATCATACCGTCGGTGGAGCTTCCGGCTGGGATCTCCGTTCCAATATCCAGGCCTGGTCGTCTACGACAACGTTTAATATCGGAGACGATCTCG TGTTCTCATACACGCCAGTTCACGACGTGGTGGAGGTAAACCAAGTAGGTTACGACACGTGTATGATAGCCAACGCGCTTGCCACGTACGATGACGGAGAAACCGTGATTCACTTGGGCGGAGCGGGAACGCGATACTTCGTGTGTGGCCGGATGGGCCACTGTCAACAGGGCCTTAAACTCCTGGTCCAAGTTCTAGCACAGTCCAACAACGGAACCAACGACGATCAAAACCCAAACCCCGGCACCACTTCTTCTCCTCCGCCTCCTCCTCCTCCGCCGGCTTCTCCGCCGCCCCACGTCGACGAACACCCTCCCGCGGATGAGCCCTCGCCCTGCGACTGCTCCGGTGCGGAGGAGCGTTTTGGGGTGGTGCCGTTTATTACGCCAGTAATCGTGCTCGCTTTCGCCCGCGCTCCTCCGTTTTCATCTCATGCGTTGAAATTGCTAGCAAGCTAG
- the LOC137837853 gene encoding uncharacterized protein: protein MSAMDLFQKPSSRKSNRFETAMWAAKLVLMSMGFVSSIVLFKVAVVPYTFHLLLSTLPQFWVSVRSWLTLPFLYIIVNFIIIIIAASSNFHPKGNSHPKFFSDSPAPFDPKHATTTISDTANHPTDPESQTNEPKEEEKEVEEEQKQQEQEKKQEQEQKVAEQTDLLSRDKFMLHPLPENCTNDYLLPDSDGDDTLEATWKAIMEGQGKTIRPQLKKSETWGARIAKAEPFGRNGEGDDDDDNDPVAWAKKELKKSDTFNDRASLRRDKSMSLEELNRRAEAFIKKFNHQMKLQRLESIQRLKDMVNRRLFPQSQ, encoded by the coding sequence ATGTCAGCGATGGatctttttcaaaaaccatCTTCTCGCAAATCTAACAGATTTGAAACAGCCATGTGGGCTGCAAAGCTTGTGCTCATGTCCATGGGGTTTGTCTCCTCTATTGTTTTGTTTAAAGTGGCAGTAGTCCCATACACATTCCACCTTCTTCTCTCCACTCTTCCTCAATTTTGGGTCTCAGTTAGAAGCTGGCTAACACTTCCATTCCTTTACATCATTGtcaacttcatcatcatcatcattgcAGCTTCCTCCAACTTCCACCCCAAAGGCAATAGCCACCCCAAATTCTTCTCTGACTCTCCTGCACCCTTTGATCCTAAGCACGCAACCACCACCATTTCAGACACTGCCAACCACCCAACCGATCCAGAGAGCCAAACAAATGAAcccaaggaagaagaaaaggaggttgaagaagaacaaaaacaacaagagCAAGAGAAAAAGCAAGAGCAAGAACAAAAGGTGGCTGAACAGACTGATTTGTTGTCCCGTGACAAATTCATGCTCCACCCTTTGCCAGAAAATTGCACCAATGATTATTTATTGCCGGATTCCGATGGTGATGACACACTGGAAGCCACGTGGAAGGCTATCATGGAGGGGCAGGGGAAAACGATTAGGCCACAGCTGAAGAAGAGTGAGACATGGGGCGCAAGGATTGCCAAGGCAGAGCCATTTGGTCGCAATGGGGagggtgatgatgatgatgataatgaccCTGTGGCTTGGGCTAAGAAGGAGCTCAAAAAGTCAGACACTTTCAACGATAGAGCTTCCTTGAGAAGAGATAAATCCATGAGTCTAGAGGAACTGAATCGCAGGGCCGAAGCCTTCATTAAGAAGTTCAACCATCAAATGAAGCTGCAGAGGCTGGAATCTATCCAGCGTCTCAAGGACATGGTAAATCGCCGTCTTTTTCCCCAGTCACAGTGA